A genomic region of Runella rosea contains the following coding sequences:
- a CDS encoding M20 metallopeptidase family protein, protein MLEKIKALSKSYAVDAVANRRHLHTHPELSFQEFNTAQFVANRLKEIGLTPQEGVANTGVVALIEGRNPESRVVALRADMDALPIVEANEVPYKSQNPGVMHACGHDVHTSSLLGTARILHELRGDFEGSIKLIFQPGEEKIPGGASLMIKEGVLQNPSPASILGQHVAPNIPVGKIGFREGMYMASTDELYLTVKGKGGHGAMPDMLIDPILIASHVIVGLQQIISRNRKPAAPSVLSFGKVIANGATNVIPNEVYIEGTFRCMDEEWREEGWKRITKMAQGIAEAMGGSCDVEIRKGYPFLKNHPELTRRSKAAAIDYMGAENVIDLDLWLAGEDFAFYSQVTDACFYRLGTRNEARGIVSGVHTPTFDIDEAALEIGPGLMAWLALEELKIS, encoded by the coding sequence ATGTTAGAAAAAATCAAAGCCTTGTCCAAAAGCTACGCGGTAGATGCCGTGGCTAATCGGCGGCATTTACATACGCATCCTGAGTTGTCTTTTCAGGAGTTTAATACGGCTCAATTTGTAGCCAACCGATTGAAAGAAATTGGCTTAACTCCGCAGGAGGGCGTAGCTAATACAGGTGTTGTGGCGCTCATTGAAGGCCGAAATCCAGAGAGTAGGGTAGTGGCTTTGCGGGCTGATATGGATGCTTTACCCATTGTAGAAGCCAATGAGGTACCCTATAAATCTCAAAACCCTGGGGTAATGCACGCCTGTGGGCACGATGTGCATACGTCTTCATTGCTGGGTACAGCGCGTATTTTGCACGAGTTGCGGGGTGATTTTGAAGGTTCGATTAAACTTATTTTTCAACCGGGCGAAGAAAAAATCCCCGGTGGGGCGTCCTTGATGATCAAGGAAGGAGTGCTTCAAAATCCATCGCCCGCGAGTATTTTGGGGCAACACGTTGCGCCCAATATCCCCGTCGGCAAAATTGGTTTTCGGGAAGGAATGTACATGGCAAGTACCGATGAGCTGTACTTGACCGTAAAGGGAAAAGGAGGCCACGGAGCTATGCCCGATATGCTGATTGACCCCATTTTGATTGCATCGCACGTTATTGTGGGGTTACAGCAAATCATCAGTCGTAACCGTAAGCCAGCCGCCCCATCGGTATTGTCGTTTGGAAAAGTCATTGCCAACGGTGCTACCAATGTGATTCCCAATGAAGTATATATTGAAGGGACGTTCCGCTGTATGGATGAAGAATGGCGCGAAGAAGGTTGGAAACGCATCACAAAAATGGCGCAAGGAATTGCCGAAGCCATGGGTGGAAGCTGCGATGTGGAAATCAGAAAAGGCTATCCGTTTTTGAAAAATCATCCCGAATTAACACGTCGTTCCAAAGCCGCTGCGATTGATTATATGGGGGCCGAAAATGTCATTGATTTGGATTTGTGGCTGGCGGGCGAAGATTTCGCGTTTTATTCACAGGTGACCGATGCCTGTTTTTATCGCCTCGGAACGCGCAACGAAGCCCGTGGAATTGTATCGGGAGTGCATACCCCTACGTTTGACATCGACGAAGCAGCCCTCGAAATTGGTCCTGGTTTGATGGCGTGGCTGGCGTTAGAAGAATTGAAAATAAGTTAA
- a CDS encoding M61 family metallopeptidase, translated as MPTFHQLFTLIFISFWGITSGFSQKLAFTVAMEEPASHLFQVELKCEGFKGEKIDFKMPVWSPGYYQKMNYPKNLQNFKVMDAKGKKVNWSKKNNSTWEVENTGKELRISYSILADRKFVANSYLDEERGYIVPTSVFLYPANQLNLSSTITLQPFSKWNKIATGLDEVKGKPNTFYAPDYDVLYDSPILMGNLDELPVFYVKGIPHRFIGYKLGEFDRVQFVNDLKNIIEKASDIIGEIPYQHYTFLGIGPGQGGIEHANSTAISFDGAALNAPEGRIRVLNFLAHEYFHHYNVKRIRPVELGPFDYDNGNRTKLLWISEGLTVYYEYLILKRAGITDEQQLLQSLRNNMRAFENKPGRLYQSLAEASYETWSDGPFGRTDDEVNKTISYYDKGPVVGMLLDFKIRHETQNKKSLDDVMKVLYQQFYRQKKRGFTDDEFKAVCEKIVTKPIDDILAYVSTVQEIDYQKYLNYAGLEVDTTTQILPGAWTGISTRMRNDSVGVTNVEWQSPAWNAGIRRQAILLNADSKPAQQFNEIVSQKKPSETLSVVYLQNNEKKITVIQLATKREKSFPIRRVSNPTTLQSEIYNAWVK; from the coding sequence ATGCCCACTTTTCATCAACTCTTTACACTTATTTTTATCTCTTTTTGGGGAATAACTTCTGGGTTTTCCCAAAAACTGGCTTTTACAGTGGCGATGGAAGAGCCTGCTTCTCATCTTTTTCAAGTAGAACTAAAATGTGAAGGATTCAAAGGCGAAAAGATTGATTTTAAAATGCCCGTTTGGTCACCAGGGTATTATCAAAAAATGAATTATCCCAAGAATCTCCAAAATTTTAAAGTAATGGATGCCAAGGGAAAAAAAGTCAATTGGTCAAAAAAGAATAACAGTACTTGGGAGGTTGAAAACACAGGAAAAGAATTGAGAATAAGCTACTCAATTTTAGCTGATCGTAAGTTTGTAGCCAACAGCTATCTGGATGAAGAAAGAGGGTATATTGTGCCTACGAGTGTATTTCTGTATCCTGCCAATCAGCTGAATTTATCTAGTACAATTACCCTCCAGCCGTTCTCAAAGTGGAACAAAATAGCAACGGGATTGGATGAAGTAAAGGGCAAACCAAATACCTTTTACGCCCCTGATTACGACGTTCTTTATGATAGTCCTATCCTGATGGGCAATCTGGACGAATTGCCAGTCTTTTACGTAAAGGGCATTCCTCACCGGTTTATCGGATACAAATTAGGAGAATTTGACCGAGTTCAATTTGTGAACGACCTAAAAAACATCATCGAAAAGGCCTCGGATATTATTGGAGAAATTCCCTATCAGCACTATACATTTTTGGGTATTGGCCCAGGGCAGGGCGGCATTGAACACGCCAATTCTACGGCCATTAGCTTTGATGGAGCGGCTTTGAACGCGCCAGAAGGGCGGATTCGGGTACTTAATTTTTTAGCGCATGAGTATTTTCACCATTATAACGTGAAAAGAATTCGTCCCGTCGAATTGGGTCCTTTTGATTACGACAACGGAAACCGTACCAAATTACTCTGGATTTCTGAAGGTCTTACGGTTTATTACGAATACCTGATTCTGAAAAGAGCGGGAATTACCGACGAACAACAATTGCTGCAATCGTTGAGAAATAACATGCGGGCTTTTGAAAACAAACCTGGCCGACTCTACCAGTCGCTTGCAGAGGCGAGTTATGAAACATGGTCAGACGGACCGTTTGGGCGCACCGACGACGAGGTTAATAAGACCATTTCTTACTACGATAAAGGGCCTGTTGTAGGAATGCTACTAGATTTTAAAATAAGGCACGAGACCCAAAATAAGAAATCGTTGGATGATGTGATGAAAGTCTTATACCAACAGTTTTATCGTCAGAAAAAGCGAGGGTTTACGGATGATGAATTCAAGGCGGTTTGCGAAAAAATCGTTACAAAACCCATTGATGATATTCTTGCGTATGTATCAACCGTTCAGGAAATAGACTATCAGAAGTACCTTAACTATGCTGGGTTGGAAGTAGACACAACGACACAAATATTGCCAGGAGCCTGGACGGGAATATCCACCCGAATGAGAAATGATTCGGTAGGGGTAACAAACGTAGAGTGGCAATCGCCCGCTTGGAATGCGGGAATTCGGAGGCAGGCGATTTTGCTCAATGCAGATTCCAAGCCAGCTCAGCAATTCAATGAAATCGTGAGTCAAAAGAAACCCTCCGAAACCCTTAGCGTTGTTTATCTTCAAAACAATGAAAAGAAAATAACCGTCATTCAATTAGCAACAAAAAGGGAGAAAAGCTTCCCGATTCGTCGAGTGTCTAACCCCACGACTTTGCAGAGTGAAATCTATAACGCTTGGGTAAAATAG
- a CDS encoding glucose 1-dehydrogenase produces the protein MRLLNKVALVTGGSSGIGRETALLFAQEGAAVVVADVNDTAGQETAQLILDQGGKAAYVRCDVSKASDCENMVAFAEQTFGKLNIVFNNAGIMHSDDDNAVTTEESVWDLTMNINVKGVFFGCKYAIPALKRAGGGSIINTASFVALLGAATPQIAYTASKGAVLSMSRELAVIHAREGIRVNALCPGPLRTELLMKFLNTEEKKQRRLVHVPMGRFGEAKEMAYAALFLASDESSYITGTDFLVDGGITAAYVTPE, from the coding sequence ATGCGTTTACTCAATAAAGTTGCCCTTGTTACGGGCGGAAGCAGCGGCATCGGTCGCGAAACAGCACTTTTATTTGCCCAAGAAGGAGCCGCCGTGGTGGTAGCTGATGTTAATGATACCGCTGGACAAGAAACGGCTCAATTAATTCTGGACCAAGGTGGCAAAGCCGCCTACGTACGGTGCGATGTTTCAAAGGCTTCAGATTGCGAAAACATGGTCGCTTTTGCCGAGCAAACTTTTGGCAAATTGAACATCGTGTTCAACAACGCTGGTATCATGCACAGCGATGACGATAATGCCGTGACGACCGAAGAATCGGTGTGGGATTTGACGATGAACATCAACGTGAAAGGGGTCTTTTTTGGCTGTAAATACGCTATTCCTGCCCTTAAACGTGCTGGTGGCGGTAGCATCATCAACACCGCATCTTTTGTGGCTTTGTTGGGAGCGGCTACTCCGCAGATTGCCTACACGGCAAGCAAAGGAGCCGTGTTGTCAATGAGCCGTGAGTTGGCGGTGATTCACGCCCGTGAAGGTATTCGGGTAAATGCACTTTGCCCTGGCCCGCTTCGTACTGAGTTGTTGATGAAATTTTTGAATACCGAAGAAAAGAAACAACGCCGCTTGGTGCACGTTCCGATGGGTCGTTTTGGCGAAGCCAAAGAAATGGCCTATGCCGCGCTTTTCCTCGCTTCGGACGAATCATCCTACATCACAGGAACCGACTTTTTGGTGGATGGCGGTATTACGGCGGCTTACGTAACGCCTGAGTAG
- a CDS encoding S41 family peptidase produces MKHLRKLTLAAVCMIGVGFFAFRPDERFFEIARNLDIYATLFKELNRYYVDEINPNRLTKMSIESMLKNLDPYTNFYAEDEIEDYRTMTTGQYTGIGAIITTNKGKNIIYSILEGSPAEKAGLHIGDEIVKIDGVDLTTRKDANPDKLMKGQANSTVKLAVRRVGSPSLLEMNVTREFVKTGNVPYYGMLTDEVGYIDLKDFNQTAAREVKTALVELKGKGMKKLVLDVRENPGGLLDQAVLICNLFIPKDAEVVSNRGKVTEWNKTYTAPMAPVDTEIPLVVLVNGRSASASEIVSGVIQDYDRGVLIGQRTYGKGLVQTTRDLSYNTKLKVTVAKYYIPSGRCIQAIDYSHRNDDGSVGKIPDSLKVAFKTRNGRTVYDGGGVEPDVPTELVSRTSIVNSLNSKGLFFDYALKYRADHPTVKPAKEFELSDTDYQGFVNWLKDKEYDYTTQVEKDLSELEASAKKEKYFDAVQEQFKALKTKLTHSKDTDLAMFKKDIKQVLEREIVSHVYLQKGEREFVFRTDPEVKAALDLFKDMPRYDKILKGTK; encoded by the coding sequence ATGAAACACCTCCGCAAACTCACCTTAGCCGCCGTTTGTATGATTGGCGTAGGATTCTTTGCCTTTCGCCCCGACGAACGTTTTTTTGAAATCGCCCGTAATCTCGACATTTACGCCACGCTGTTTAAGGAGTTGAATCGCTATTATGTAGACGAAATCAACCCCAATCGCCTAACCAAGATGAGCATCGAATCCATGCTCAAAAATTTGGACCCTTACACCAACTTTTACGCCGAAGACGAAATCGAAGATTATCGTACCATGACCACGGGCCAGTACACGGGCATCGGCGCCATCATTACGACCAATAAAGGCAAAAACATCATTTACTCCATTCTGGAAGGTTCTCCTGCCGAAAAAGCGGGGCTTCACATCGGGGATGAAATCGTAAAAATTGACGGGGTAGATCTCACCACCCGCAAAGATGCCAACCCCGACAAATTGATGAAAGGTCAGGCCAACTCAACCGTAAAATTGGCCGTACGCCGCGTAGGAAGCCCTTCACTTCTCGAAATGAACGTAACCCGCGAATTTGTTAAAACGGGCAATGTGCCTTACTACGGCATGTTGACCGATGAGGTGGGTTATATTGACTTAAAAGATTTTAACCAAACCGCCGCCCGGGAAGTCAAAACTGCCTTGGTAGAGTTGAAAGGAAAAGGCATGAAAAAACTGGTGCTCGACGTGCGCGAAAACCCCGGTGGTTTGCTTGACCAAGCGGTATTGATTTGTAATTTATTTATCCCGAAAGATGCAGAAGTAGTATCGAACCGTGGTAAAGTAACAGAATGGAACAAAACCTACACCGCGCCAATGGCCCCCGTTGATACCGAGATTCCGTTGGTGGTGTTGGTCAATGGCCGCAGCGCTTCGGCCTCCGAGATTGTGTCGGGCGTGATTCAGGATTATGACCGTGGGGTGTTGATTGGACAGCGTACGTACGGTAAAGGATTGGTCCAAACCACCCGCGATTTATCTTACAACACCAAACTAAAAGTAACCGTTGCCAAGTACTACATTCCGAGCGGCCGTTGCATTCAGGCGATTGATTACAGCCACCGCAACGACGACGGAAGCGTAGGCAAAATTCCTGATTCACTCAAAGTAGCGTTTAAAACCCGCAATGGTCGCACCGTATACGACGGCGGGGGCGTAGAGCCTGATGTTCCGACGGAGTTGGTCAGCCGTACATCTATCGTTAACAGCCTCAACAGCAAAGGGTTGTTCTTTGACTACGCACTCAAGTACCGCGCCGACCATCCCACCGTCAAGCCCGCCAAGGAGTTTGAATTAAGCGATACCGACTATCAGGGATTTGTGAATTGGCTGAAGGATAAAGAATACGATTATACTACGCAGGTAGAAAAAGACCTGAGCGAGTTGGAAGCATCGGCCAAGAAAGAAAAATATTTTGACGCGGTGCAGGAGCAATTCAAAGCCCTGAAAACCAAACTTACGCACAGCAAAGACACCGATTTAGCGATGTTCAAAAAAGACATTAAGCAGGTATTGGAGCGCGAAATTGTTTCGCACGTGTACCTTCAAAAAGGGGAGCGTGAGTTTGTATTCCGCACCGACCCCGAAGTAAAAGCCGCCTTGGATTTATTCAAAGATATGCCCCGCTACGACAAAATTTTGAAAGGCACGAAGTAG
- a CDS encoding REP-associated tyrosine transposase — MAFARRIQNPEGLCFVTFATVQWADVFTRSSYVDIVLESLRYCQKEKGLRIHAWCIMSNHLHLIISTKFGVHPSDVLRDFKKFTSKQIIAAIEDKEQPESRRDWLLWLFRQAGENNSKNTTYQFWQQENHPIELSSNKFIDQKLAYIHENPVKVGIVDESWEYRYSSARDYMNNQKGLLEADLI; from the coding sequence ATGGCATTTGCGCGTAGAATACAAAACCCAGAAGGGCTCTGTTTCGTAACTTTTGCAACCGTACAATGGGCAGATGTATTTACTCGAAGTAGCTACGTTGATATTGTTTTAGAAAGCCTACGGTATTGTCAAAAAGAAAAAGGTTTACGCATTCATGCGTGGTGTATTATGAGCAATCACCTGCATTTAATAATTTCTACAAAATTTGGCGTTCACCCATCAGACGTTTTGAGAGACTTCAAAAAGTTCACTTCAAAACAAATCATTGCAGCTATTGAAGATAAAGAACAACCTGAAAGCCGCCGAGATTGGCTTTTATGGTTGTTTCGTCAAGCAGGAGAGAATAATTCTAAAAATACCACCTACCAATTCTGGCAACAAGAAAACCACCCTATTGAATTAAGCAGTAATAAATTCATTGATCAAAAATTAGCTTATATTCATGAAAACCCCGTAAAGGTAGGTATAGTAGATGAATCGTGGGAGTACAGGTATTCATCAGCACGAGATTACATGAACAATCAAAAAGGGCTTTTAGAGGCAGATCTAATTTGA
- a CDS encoding OmpA/MotB family protein: MRKIILFSLSVLLFASCNKKQLAQLTKDKAELQALLDKNKADCDALSAKLKNDISDLSNQIKMKDGDITNERAKLKAMEDELAYLKRTNTNLLDRLSDLSIVSKDGAESIKKSLDALNRQSSYIQDLNSNLRRKDSLNLALVMNLKRSLDNVSDEDVNIEVKKGVVYISLSDKMLFKYGSYDITTQAENVLSKIAKVVNDRKDFDILVEGHTDSVPYSSASVLEDNWDLSAKRATSVVRALQKKYGVAPERMTAGGRGEFVPKVANDSSQNRSRNRRTEIVILPKLDQFFQLFDSGK, translated from the coding sequence ATGAGAAAGATTATTTTATTTTCCCTGTCTGTATTATTATTCGCATCTTGTAACAAAAAACAATTAGCTCAACTGACCAAAGATAAAGCTGAACTTCAGGCTCTTCTTGACAAGAATAAGGCTGATTGTGACGCACTTAGTGCAAAACTTAAAAATGACATCAGCGATTTGAGCAATCAAATCAAGATGAAAGATGGTGACATCACCAACGAGCGGGCCAAATTGAAAGCGATGGAAGATGAGTTGGCTTACTTGAAGCGTACAAACACCAACTTATTAGATCGTCTTTCTGACCTCTCTATCGTCAGCAAAGATGGCGCCGAAAGCATCAAGAAATCATTGGATGCCCTCAACCGTCAGAGCTCTTACATCCAAGATTTGAATTCAAATCTGCGCCGTAAGGATTCGCTTAACTTGGCCCTTGTGATGAACCTCAAGCGTTCATTGGACAATGTGAGCGACGAAGACGTAAACATCGAAGTGAAAAAAGGAGTGGTTTATATCTCTCTTTCCGACAAAATGTTGTTCAAATACGGCAGCTACGACATCACTACCCAAGCTGAAAACGTGTTGAGCAAAATTGCTAAAGTCGTAAACGACCGCAAAGATTTTGACATCTTGGTAGAAGGCCATACCGATAGCGTACCCTACAGCAGCGCTTCTGTGTTGGAAGACAACTGGGATTTGAGCGCAAAACGCGCTACTTCGGTAGTACGTGCCCTCCAGAAAAAATACGGTGTAGCTCCTGAGCGCATGACCGCTGGCGGCCGTGGCGAGTTTGTGCCTAAAGTAGCAAACGACAGCAGCCAAAACCGCAGCCGTAACCGTCGTACCGAAATCGTTATTTTGCCAAAATTGGATCAATTCTTCCAATTGTTTGACTCAGGCAAATAA
- a CDS encoding cytochrome P450 → MMNYSKSALSTIPEAKKSPFFGNTSAFVRNPLGFLEKMQKEFRGAGLVRLNLVNRDFILVLNPEDTKHVLQENNRNYHKSEAYKVLAIFLGNGLLTSEGDFWRRQRKLTQPAFYKQRLALMVAMMNDEVTNLVQRWEQHEKTETLNMSEEMLNLTLKIVTQALFSTDVKHRLGGISESLNEIMHFADNTLKSFIRLPLYVPIPRNLRFKRAVKKVESVIYSIIEGRRQELKHNPEVRYNDLLDMLIHTQDEETGETMTDQQLRDEVTTIFMAGHETTANALSWAFYLLTKNGDVLHKLREEVKTVLGEEGMPTFENVRELKYTFQVVQEVMRLYPPAWVMGRRALGADQLSGHPIGPNTYLLLPIYLLHRDPLHWQKPHEFYPDHFLPENVKQRPTYAYIPFGGGPRMCVGNNFALMEMQIVLALLVRKFDFLLVERKDAVADPLVTLRPKKALKMNIKALSRLEVN, encoded by the coding sequence ATGATGAATTACTCTAAATCGGCACTAAGTACTATCCCCGAAGCTAAAAAAAGTCCCTTTTTTGGAAATACATCGGCATTTGTGCGCAACCCTTTAGGCTTTCTTGAAAAAATGCAAAAAGAGTTTCGAGGGGCAGGTTTAGTGAGACTAAATTTAGTGAACCGTGATTTTATCTTAGTGCTGAATCCAGAAGATACCAAGCACGTATTGCAAGAAAACAACCGCAATTACCATAAAAGCGAAGCGTATAAAGTACTGGCCATATTTTTGGGTAATGGTCTGTTGACCAGCGAAGGCGATTTTTGGCGACGCCAACGCAAACTGACCCAGCCTGCTTTCTACAAACAGCGGCTGGCGTTGATGGTGGCGATGATGAATGATGAAGTGACGAACTTGGTACAGCGTTGGGAGCAACACGAGAAGACCGAAACCCTGAATATGTCGGAAGAGATGCTCAACCTGACTTTGAAAATTGTGACCCAAGCGCTGTTTAGTACCGATGTGAAACACCGCTTGGGCGGCATTTCGGAATCACTCAACGAGATTATGCACTTTGCGGACAACACCCTCAAAAGTTTTATTCGTCTTCCATTGTATGTTCCCATACCGCGAAATTTGCGGTTCAAGCGGGCGGTAAAAAAAGTAGAATCGGTTATTTACAGCATTATCGAAGGTCGCCGCCAAGAACTAAAACACAATCCCGAGGTTCGGTACAACGATTTGCTGGATATGTTGATCCATACACAAGACGAGGAAACGGGAGAAACCATGACCGACCAGCAGTTGAGGGATGAGGTAACGACGATTTTTATGGCGGGCCACGAAACCACCGCAAATGCCCTGTCTTGGGCATTTTATTTGCTGACAAAAAATGGTGACGTTCTCCATAAACTTCGGGAAGAAGTAAAAACAGTATTGGGCGAAGAAGGAATGCCGACGTTTGAAAATGTGCGCGAACTGAAGTATACCTTTCAAGTGGTGCAGGAAGTGATGCGTCTGTATCCGCCAGCGTGGGTGATGGGGCGAAGGGCGTTGGGAGCAGACCAATTGAGCGGTCATCCTATTGGGCCCAATACCTACCTACTGCTACCGATTTATTTGCTTCACCGCGACCCGTTGCATTGGCAAAAGCCTCACGAATTTTACCCCGACCATTTTTTGCCCGAAAACGTCAAACAACGCCCCACGTATGCTTATATTCCCTTTGGAGGTGGCCCCAGAATGTGCGTAGGCAATAATTTTGCATTGATGGAAATGCAGATTGTACTAGCCTTATTGGTGCGAAAGTTTGATTTTTTGCTCGTAGAGAGAAAGGATGCCGTGGCCGACCCACTGGTTACCTTACGACCTAAAAAAGCCTTAAAAATGAATATAAAGGCACTTAGTCGCTTGGAAGTCAACTAG
- a CDS encoding pyruvate dehydrogenase complex E1 component subunit beta translates to MRQILFREALREALSEEMRRDASVFLMGEEVAEYNGAYKVSQGMLDEFGPERVIDTPIAELGFAGIGVGAGMNGLRPVVEFMTFNFSLVAIDQVINSAAKILSMSAGQYSCPIVFRGPTGNAGQLGAQHSQNFENWYANTPGLKVVVPANPYDAKGLLKASIRDNDPVIFMESELMYGDKGEVPEEEYIIPLGKAEVKKEGTDVTIVSFGKMIPRVVNPAIEELAKMGINAELVDLRTVRPIDYDTVINSVKKTNRCVVVEEAWPLSSIATELTYMIQRKAFDYLDAPVIRVNNMDVSLPYAPTLVEATLPSVKRTIDAVKAVMYRS, encoded by the coding sequence ATGAGACAAATACTTTTCCGTGAAGCCTTGCGTGAGGCCCTTTCTGAAGAAATGCGCCGCGACGCGAGCGTGTTTTTGATGGGTGAAGAAGTCGCCGAATATAACGGAGCCTACAAAGTAAGTCAAGGGATGCTTGATGAATTCGGACCTGAGCGGGTCATTGATACGCCCATTGCCGAATTGGGTTTTGCTGGGATTGGCGTGGGAGCTGGAATGAACGGCTTACGTCCCGTCGTGGAATTTATGACGTTCAACTTTTCGTTGGTTGCCATCGACCAAGTGATTAACTCAGCGGCTAAGATTCTTTCGATGTCGGCGGGTCAATACAGCTGCCCGATTGTGTTTCGCGGTCCGACCGGAAACGCTGGTCAGTTGGGAGCGCAACACTCTCAAAACTTTGAAAACTGGTACGCCAATACGCCTGGATTGAAAGTAGTCGTTCCGGCCAATCCATACGATGCAAAAGGGCTGCTGAAAGCGTCTATCCGCGATAATGACCCCGTTATTTTTATGGAGTCAGAGTTGATGTACGGAGACAAAGGAGAAGTGCCCGAAGAAGAATACATTATTCCGTTGGGTAAAGCGGAAGTGAAAAAAGAAGGTACGGACGTGACCATTGTATCGTTTGGGAAGATGATTCCACGCGTGGTGAATCCTGCCATCGAAGAATTGGCAAAAATGGGCATTAATGCCGAGCTCGTTGACCTTCGCACGGTGCGCCCGATTGATTATGATACGGTTATTAATTCGGTAAAAAAGACAAATCGTTGCGTGGTGGTTGAAGAAGCTTGGCCGTTGTCGTCTATTGCTACTGAATTAACCTACATGATTCAACGCAAAGCATTCGATTATTTGGATGCTCCCGTGATTCGGGTCAACAATATGGATGTATCGTTGCCGTACGCGCCTACGTTGGTAGAAGCAACCTTGCCAAGCGTAAAGCGCACCATCGACGCGGTGAAGGCGGTTATGTATCGTAGTTAA